AACCTTCTGGAAGTTAGCTAAGGCTGCTAGATGAGAATTTTGATACGTCCCTTCGCCCATTTGCCGGAATTCCTGGCTATAAAGTTGCGGAAAAACGGTTTTCAAGGCGCTATCGTTGGGGACAAATCGAGTCAAGCAATTACCATTGAGGTTTTTAACACAACCCCGCGCCGTATTTTTGCCCAAGGCGTGTTCTAAAATATCCACAAGAGCAGGACGACGACATTTAGCTATGTCTGTTAATTCGGGATGATGGTTGAAATATTGGAGAATGGCTCTACTAGTATGCTTGTGATTGGCTCTTACCCGTCGCAAGGCGAGGAAGATTCTCAAAACTCTGTCTGGGTGGGTGAGAGATAAAATAATATTCGTTGCAGTAGTCAAAAGAGAACGAACTTCTAGATTCAATCCCAAGCGAGAACGTTGCAATAATTGGAATAGAATGCGATCGCGTTGGTATGGCTGCACGCTAGAAACTAATCCCAAAAGTGCGTACAGTTGCGGATTGTAGTCGTATACTTCTCGATGCAAAGCTTCGTCACTCCATTGCGGAGGTTGACCATTTCGTTTGAGTTGAAACGGTTCGTTATGCGATCGCAAATGTTCTATAAACTTATAAATTAATGTCATTATTCTGCTCCTAAATTGTGAGGAGTTAAGTAGGTCGGCATGAATATTTATCGTTGAGACAAGGCAGAAGGCAGAGGGCAGGAGGCAGGAGGGAAGAGAATTTGAGCATAGTTTACTTTTTGTTACATACCTTGATTTATTTGTGCTGTTCTACTTAATGCAATTCAGTGCCTTCTTTGCGGAGCAAATAGCGATCGCTCAGCAATTTTAAAGCTACTCTACCAATATGGCGATCAGTGCGTTCAATTATTGGTTGAACAATGACACCTTCCATCAAACATTTGGGGTAAAGTACGCTATCGGCGTTGTTGAATTGACTTACTGCATCCCAACTGTATTTGCCTATATAAAGTACGGGTACTCTAGGTAGGTTGAATTCTTCACAGAAAGCCACAAAATCTGAATAGTTTAGAAATGTTTGTCCTTGGCGAACTGCAAATAAAGCAAGTCCAATTTTGCCGTTGTTCAAACCATATTTGATATCTTGAACTCCATAAACTTCTCCGAAAACTTGAACGTTCGCAGGAAGTTTTTGTAAAGCGACATTCTCTTGGTAGGCGCGGATGTAAACTGAGTTTTTGTTAGTTTCATCGTTTTTCCAAAAGTAGTTATGACTCCCAATGTGAGGAATGCCTTCTTTATCCATCCAGACGGTAAAGTTAGTGCCGTGGATCTTTTCAGTTATTACAATCTCTTCTCCTTCAATCAAAACATCAGGGTAGCGTTTGAGGTGTTCGGGACTGGGGAATTGGCGATGGGCGATCGCATTTTCTACGTTTCCACCCATACTTTGAGGAATAGGATATTCGTATTTGGTTACACCGAAATGTTCGGTGTAGTCATCGCCAATTGTACAAGTAAATTTTTCGCCGACAGGGATTAGCAATCCTTCAGAAAATATACCTCTGAGTTTAGCTGCACGGAGTTTTTTGCTGTAGTAAGAACGAATGCCAAATTCGTCTAAATAAGCTTCAGGAATAACGCTATCAATCGGAAAGTAAAAAGCTAAATCTCCAGACTTTAAATTACCGCTTGCCGTAATGACTTGGTATGCCATGCCTTGGAGGGTAGCAATTTCTAGGCGATCGGCATTGGGATGTTTGTTGATGGTTTCGATTTGGACTACTTCTACTTTAAAAATGCTCATATGTTTGGTTAGAATTTAACAGTAGGGGGTGTTGGGTTTCCTATCGTCAACCCAACCTACAAATGCTCATAATATTTGTTAGGAAATATAATAATTATGGCTACAGATCCACCAGGTAGGTACTGCCCCTACTTCACCTGCGT
This genomic window from Merismopedia glauca CCAP 1448/3 contains:
- a CDS encoding RNA ligase family protein, with translation MSIFKVEVVQIETINKHPNADRLEIATLQGMAYQVITASGNLKSGDLAFYFPIDSVIPEAYLDEFGIRSYYSKKLRAAKLRGIFSEGLLIPVGEKFTCTIGDDYTEHFGVTKYEYPIPQSMGGNVENAIAHRQFPSPEHLKRYPDVLIEGEEIVITEKIHGTNFTVWMDKEGIPHIGSHNYFWKNDETNKNSVYIRAYQENVALQKLPANVQVFGEVYGVQDIKYGLNNGKIGLALFAVRQGQTFLNYSDFVAFCEEFNLPRVPVLYIGKYSWDAVSQFNNADSVLYPKCLMEGVIVQPIIERTDRHIGRVALKLLSDRYLLRKEGTELH